Proteins encoded by one window of Nicotiana tabacum cultivar K326 chromosome 10, ASM71507v2, whole genome shotgun sequence:
- the LOC107762752 gene encoding protein MIZU-KUSSEI 1-like: MPKTDALRRFLLPCFTTTPTSPAPPPPLTIAPKKRLSTSLRDDLDDPKQEKKLPEDQDSYPTTPSNSIIPSAPPRSSKTMVIGTIYGQRRGGHVWFCVQHDRLNTKPSLLLELSIPTTTLIQEMQSGLVRIALEFKDTSSELNLCPLHSIPIWTLFCNGRKIGFAIKRRATQPTRNMLKTMQNMTVGAGVIPSGSVSGSTDQCEEVLYMRANYECVIGGADSESFHLINPEEGPGQEFSIFLLRSK, encoded by the coding sequence ATGCCAAAAACCGACGCCCTCCGTCGGTTCCTCCTCCCCTGCTTCACCACCACCCCTACCTCCCCAGCACCCCCACCCCCACTCACCATTGCACCAAAAAAACGCCTCAGCACCTCCTTACGTGACGATCTCGACGACCCAAAACAAGAGAAAAAATTACCAGAAGATCAAGATTCTTACCCCACCACCCCATCAAACAGCATTATCCCTTCTGCTCCTCCACGCTCCTCAAAAACAATGGTGATCGGCACCATCTACGGCCAACGCCGCGGCGGACACGTGTGGTTCTGTGTACAACACGATCGTCTCAACACAAAGCCTTCACTTCTTCTAGAACTTTCCATCCCCACCACTACACTTATTCAAGAAATGCAAAGTGGACTTGTACGTATTGCTCTTGAGTTCAAGGACACGTCATCAGAACTGAATCTTTGTCCGCTTCATTCTATTCCTATTTGGACTCTTTTCTGTAATGGACGTAAAATCGGGTTTGCGATTAAAAGACGGGCGACCCAACCGACCCGAAACATGCTTAAAACCATGCAGAACATGACAGTCGGGGCGGGTGTGATTCCTTCGGGATCGGTTTCGGGTAGTACTGATCAATGTGAAGAGGTGTTGTACATGAGAGCTAACTACGAGTGTGTTATTGGTGGTGCAGATTCGGAGTCGTTTCATTTgattaacccggaagaaggtccGGGTCAAGAATTTAGTATCTTCTTGCTCCGCTCCAAATGA